The Vitis riparia cultivar Riparia Gloire de Montpellier isolate 1030 unplaced genomic scaffold, EGFV_Vit.rip_1.0 scaffold640_pilon_pilon, whole genome shotgun sequence genome includes a region encoding these proteins:
- the LOC117910175 gene encoding disease resistance protein RUN1-like isoform X1, whose translation MADPSSSFQSYDVFLSFRGEDTRNNFTAHLHKELLTKGIDTFIDEERLETGLVIHPALVAAIENSKFSIIVLSENYASSRWCLEELVKILECKRTRGQRVLPIFYNVDPSDVRKHRGKFGEALAKHEENLENMEWMRIWRDALTGVANLKGWDTRNKNEATLIEEIASSIFHQKMNMAQSDGAEDLVGIDSRVCEIEPLLCLKTADVRIIGIWGMSGIGKTTLADAIFERFRNQFEGCVFFANVGKKLEREGIEGLQEKLLSKILGLKNLSLRGRPSIKIALGSKKVLIVLDNVKDPMIIEKIAKKRDWFGVGSRIIITTTNKNVLRTNEVKEIYEVKKFDGDEAMKLFGRCVFKQDHPRKDFVELSKSIIACTHGLPLAIEVLGRLLINKCKYEWETKLDTLTMDLKLGIQNVLQMSYNELNEDERCIFLDIACFYEGEDRDYVAEILDSRNCRTIERIHALVDKSLITISGNKLQMHDLLQEMGREVVHQESKEPGKRTRLWMHDDISHVLKNNKGTEEIIGISLDLSHVKETLRLTTPAFARMNKLELLKVYNSAGASKMGNCNVHFSEGFKFHSDALRCLHLLGYNLKSLPNDFNAENLVHLSMPHSHVQQLWKGSKVMKELKSIDLSHSTHLTETPNFSGVVNLEQLILQGCISLRRLHPSIGVLNKLKLLNLRNCKMLKSLPEGVGNLTSLQLFYLSGCRKLENFPNNLGKLQMLKELYADETAVTELPSSMGFLKNLEIFSFQGHKGPSPARYSMLRTSSNSMGFRLRHLSGLSSLLKLNLSDRNISDGAGLSNLGLLSSLEILILNGNNFNTLPGCISQLSQLRWLELKNCKTLQKLPELPSSIEYIGAHNCTSLEAVSNQSLYSSLMIAKLKEHPRRTSQLEHDSEGQPFAAFTVVVPGSEIPYWICSQSSGREVTVKLPPNWFNTHFLAFASCVVTSGSVLPYADSINGLCTKCTLFYSTSSRVPSSCDVFPRRHTEGRMELDHVWLSYVRFPISINWHEVTQIKFSFEMILGTSSAIKRCGVGQVYGNDDENYNNPDMIQFNSIFSPNLEEIHDGEPSGSGCSNVDGSESDDSDYYTADEGVTIATACYHSESGRRGQRKASNVTIIKTTLDEVELEYLFNRLLVGCVCFVSFLSFIFFLSYFDFGYMS comes from the exons ATGGCTGATCCCTCTTCTTCTTTCCAAAGCTATGATGTGTTCCTCAGCTTTCGAGGGGAAGACACCCGCAATAACTTCACTGCCCATCTCCATAAGGAGTTACTTACCAAAGGAATCGACACTTTCATAGATGAGGAGAGGCTTGAGACAGGCCTAGTCATACATCCTGCCCTTGTTGCTGCTATTGAAAACTCCAAGTTTTCTATCATTGTTTTGTCAGAAAACTATGCATCTTCCAGGTGGTGCTTGGAGGAGCTGGTGAAGATACTGGAGTGCAAGAGAACCAGGGGACAGAGGGTTCTCCCAATTTTCTACAATGTGGATCCCTCGGATGTCAGAAAGCACAGGGGAAAATTTGGAGAAGCATTGGCTAAACATGAAGAAAACTTGGAGAATATGGAGTGGATGCGGATTTGGAGGGATGCCCTCACTGGAGTTGCCAATTTAAAGGGTTGGGATACAAGAAATAA GAATGAAGCTACGCTTATCGAGGAAATTGCCTCATCTATTTTCCATCAGAAAATGAATATGGCACAAAGTGATGGTGCTGAGGACCTAGTGGGGATAGATTCTCGTGTATGTGAAATCGAACCATTATTATGTCTTAAGACAGCTGATGTTCGCATCATAGGAATCTGGGGCATGAGCGGCATAGGGAAGACAACTCTTGCAGACGCTATTTTTGAACGATTTCGTAATCAATTTGAGGGTTGCGTCTTTTTTGCAAATGttggaaaaaaattggaaagagaAGGTATTGAAGGTTTACAAGAGaaattgctttcaaaaatattaGGGCTTAAAAATCTTAGTTTAAGAGGACGCCCTTCAATAAAGATTGCATTAGGCTCTAAAAAAGTCCTTATTGTCCTTGATAATGTGAAAGATCCGATGATCATAGAAAAGATAGCCAAAAAACGTGATTGGTTTGGTGTTGGAAGTAGAATCATCATAACTACTACAAATAAAAATGTGTTGAGGACTAATGAAGTGAAGGAAATATATGAGGTGAAGAAATTTGACGGGGATGAAGCCATGAAGCTTTTCGGTCGTTGTGTATTTAAACAAGACCATCCGAGAAAAGATTTTGTGGAGCTCTCCAAAAGCATAATAGCTTGCACTCATGGTCTTCCATTAGCTATTGAAGTTTTAGGTCGTCTCTTAATTAATAAGTGCAAATATGAGTGGGAAACCAAATTGGATACACTGACCATGGATCTTAAGTTGGGCATCCAAAACGTGCTTCAAATGAGTTACAATGAGCTCAATGAAGATGAACGATGTATATTTCTAGACATTGCATGTTTCTATGAGGGTGAGGACAGAGATTATGTTGCAGAAATACTTGACAGTCGCAATTGTCGCACAATTGAAAGAATACATGCTCTTGTTGATAAGTCCCTCATAACTATTTCTGGAAACAAGCTTCAGATGCATGATTTACTGcaagaaatgggaagagaagtTGTTCATCAAGAGTCCAAAGAGCCAGGCAAGCGGACCAGATTGTGGATGCATGATGACATTTCCCAtgtgttgaaaaataataag GGAACCGAAGAAATTATAGGAATATCTCTCGATTTGTCTCATGTAAAAGAGACACTACGCCTCACCACTCCAGCCTTTGCAAGGATGAATAAACTTGAATTGCTTAAAGTGTACAATTCTGCAGGTGCCTCCAAAATGGGGAACTGTAATGTGCACTTTTCCGAAGGCTTTAAATTTCATTCTGATGCATTGAGGTGCTTACATTTACTTGGAtacaatttgaaatcattgccCAATGATTTCAATGCAGAGAATCTTGTACACTTAAGTATGCCTCATAGCCACGTACAACAACTTTGGAAAGGAAGTAAG GTTATGAAGGAGCTAAAATCCATTGATCTCAGTCACTCCACGCATTTAACAGAAACCCCAAATTTCTCAGGGGTCGTTAACCTTGAACAATTAATTCTTCAAGGTTGTATATCTTTGCGTAGACTTCACCCATCCATTGGAGTCTTGAACAAACTGAAGCTCTTGAATTTGAGAAACTGCAAAATGCTTAAGAGTCTTCCAGAAGGTGTCGGTAATCTAACATCCcttcaattattttatctttctgGTTGCCgcaaattggaaaattttcctAACAATCTTGGGAAGTTACAAATGCTGAAGGAGCTTTACGCAGATGAAACTGCTGTAACAGAACTACCCTCCTCAATGGGTTTCTTGAAAAACcttgagatattttcttttcaagggCATAAAGGACCATCTCCTGCCCGGTACTCAATGCTCAGAACTAGTTCAAATTCCATGGGTTTCAGATTGCGTCATTTGTCAGGTTTAAGCTCTTTGTTGAAGCTAAACCTAAGCGACCGCAATATATCAGATGGAGCAGGGCTCAGTAATCTTGGCTTGTTATCTTCACtggaaatattaattttaaatgggAACAACTTTAATACTCTGCCTGGGTGCATCAGTCAACTTTCTCAACTGAGATGGCTTGAGTTGAAAAATTGCAAGACACTTCAAAAACTGCCAGAGCTTCCATCCAGCATAGAGTATATAGGTGCACATAATTGCACATCTTTGGAAGCAGTTTCAAATCAATCACTGTACTCATCACTGATGATTGCCAAATTGAAGGAGCATCCTCGGCGGACATCCCAACTTGAG CATGATTCCGAGGGGCAGCCATTTGCTGCATTCACTGTTGTGGTTCCTGGGAGTGAAATACCATATTGGATCTGTTCTCAGAGCTCAGGGAGAGAAGTAACAGTAAAGCTACCTCCAAATTGGTTTAATACCCACTTCCTGGCTTTTGCTTCTTGTGTTGTCACCAGTGGCTCAGTTCTGCCTTATGCCGACAGTATCAATGGGCTCTGTACAAAGTGTACCTTGTTCTATTCCACATCCAGTCGTGTTCCTTCTTCCTGTGATGTTTTCCCTCGAAGGCATACAGAAGGAAGGATGGAGTTGGATCATGTGTGGCTGAGTTATGTACGATTTCCCATTTCTATCAATTGGCATGAAGTGACTCAAATTAAGTTTTCATTTGAGATGATTCTGGGCACAAGTTCGGCAATTAAGAGATGTGGGGTTGGTCAAGTGTACGGTAATGATGATGAGAATTACAACAATCCAGATATGATCCAATTCAACTCTATCTTCTCTCCTAACCTTGAAGAAATCCATGATGGGGAACCCAGTGGAAGTGGGTGCTCTAATGTTGATGGCTCAGAATCAGATGATTCTGATTACTATACTGCTGATGAGGGGGTAACCATTGCAACTGCCTGTTATCACTCTGAATCAGGGAGACGCGGGCAAAGAAAGGCTTCAAATGTAACAATTATCAAGACAACACTTGATGAGGTGGAGCTGGAATACCTGTTTAATAGACTCTTGGTGGGTTGTGTATGTTtcgtttcttttctttctttcatcttcttcttatcttattttgattttggttaCATGTCTTAA
- the LOC117910175 gene encoding disease resistance protein RUN1-like isoform X2 codes for MADPSSSFQSYDVFLSFRGEDTRNNFTAHLHKELLTKGIDTFIDEERLETGLVIHPALVAAIENSKFSIIVLSENYASSRWCLEELVKILECKRTRGQRVLPIFYNVDPSDVRKHRGKFGEALAKHEENLENMEWMRIWRDALTGVANLKGWDTRNKNEATLIEEIASSIFHQKMNMAQSDGAEDLVGIDSRVCEIEPLLCLKTADVRIIGIWGMSGIGKTTLADAIFERFRNQFEGCVFFANVGKKLEREGIEGLQEKLLSKILGLKNLSLRGRPSIKIALGSKKVLIVLDNVKDPMIIEKIAKKRDWFGVGSRIIITTTNKNVLRTNEVKEIYEVKKFDGDEAMKLFGRCVFKQDHPRKDFVELSKSIIACTHGLPLAIEVLGRLLINKCKYEWETKLDTLTMDLKLGIQNVLQMSYNELNEDERCIFLDIACFYEGEDRDYVAEILDSRNCRTIERIHALVDKSLITISGNKLQMHDLLQEMGREVVHQESKEPGKRTRLWMHDDISHVLKNNKGTEEIIGISLDLSHVKETLRLTTPAFARMNKLELLKVYNSAGASKMGNCNVHFSEGFKFHSDALRCLHLLGYNLKSLPNDFNAENLVHLSMPHSHVQQLWKGSKVMKELKSIDLSHSTHLTETPNFSGVVNLEQLILQGCISLRRLHPSIGVLNKLKLLNLRNCKMLKSLPEGVGNLTSLQLFYLSGCRKLENFPNNLGKLQMLKELYADETAVTELPSSMGFLKNLEIFSFQGHKGPSPARYSMLRTSSNSMGFRLRHLSGLSSLLKLNLSDRNISDGAGLSNLGLLSSLEILILNGNNFNTLPGCISQLSQLRWLELKNCKTLQKLPELPSSIEYIGAHNCTSLEAVSNQSLYSSLMIAKLKEHPRRTSQLEPFAAFTVVVPGSEIPYWICSQSSGREVTVKLPPNWFNTHFLAFASCVVTSGSVLPYADSINGLCTKCTLFYSTSSRVPSSCDVFPRRHTEGRMELDHVWLSYVRFPISINWHEVTQIKFSFEMILGTSSAIKRCGVGQVYGNDDENYNNPDMIQFNSIFSPNLEEIHDGEPSGSGCSNVDGSESDDSDYYTADEGVTIATACYHSESGRRGQRKASNVTIIKTTLDEVELEYLFNRLLVGCVCFVSFLSFIFFLSYFDFGYMS; via the exons ATGGCTGATCCCTCTTCTTCTTTCCAAAGCTATGATGTGTTCCTCAGCTTTCGAGGGGAAGACACCCGCAATAACTTCACTGCCCATCTCCATAAGGAGTTACTTACCAAAGGAATCGACACTTTCATAGATGAGGAGAGGCTTGAGACAGGCCTAGTCATACATCCTGCCCTTGTTGCTGCTATTGAAAACTCCAAGTTTTCTATCATTGTTTTGTCAGAAAACTATGCATCTTCCAGGTGGTGCTTGGAGGAGCTGGTGAAGATACTGGAGTGCAAGAGAACCAGGGGACAGAGGGTTCTCCCAATTTTCTACAATGTGGATCCCTCGGATGTCAGAAAGCACAGGGGAAAATTTGGAGAAGCATTGGCTAAACATGAAGAAAACTTGGAGAATATGGAGTGGATGCGGATTTGGAGGGATGCCCTCACTGGAGTTGCCAATTTAAAGGGTTGGGATACAAGAAATAA GAATGAAGCTACGCTTATCGAGGAAATTGCCTCATCTATTTTCCATCAGAAAATGAATATGGCACAAAGTGATGGTGCTGAGGACCTAGTGGGGATAGATTCTCGTGTATGTGAAATCGAACCATTATTATGTCTTAAGACAGCTGATGTTCGCATCATAGGAATCTGGGGCATGAGCGGCATAGGGAAGACAACTCTTGCAGACGCTATTTTTGAACGATTTCGTAATCAATTTGAGGGTTGCGTCTTTTTTGCAAATGttggaaaaaaattggaaagagaAGGTATTGAAGGTTTACAAGAGaaattgctttcaaaaatattaGGGCTTAAAAATCTTAGTTTAAGAGGACGCCCTTCAATAAAGATTGCATTAGGCTCTAAAAAAGTCCTTATTGTCCTTGATAATGTGAAAGATCCGATGATCATAGAAAAGATAGCCAAAAAACGTGATTGGTTTGGTGTTGGAAGTAGAATCATCATAACTACTACAAATAAAAATGTGTTGAGGACTAATGAAGTGAAGGAAATATATGAGGTGAAGAAATTTGACGGGGATGAAGCCATGAAGCTTTTCGGTCGTTGTGTATTTAAACAAGACCATCCGAGAAAAGATTTTGTGGAGCTCTCCAAAAGCATAATAGCTTGCACTCATGGTCTTCCATTAGCTATTGAAGTTTTAGGTCGTCTCTTAATTAATAAGTGCAAATATGAGTGGGAAACCAAATTGGATACACTGACCATGGATCTTAAGTTGGGCATCCAAAACGTGCTTCAAATGAGTTACAATGAGCTCAATGAAGATGAACGATGTATATTTCTAGACATTGCATGTTTCTATGAGGGTGAGGACAGAGATTATGTTGCAGAAATACTTGACAGTCGCAATTGTCGCACAATTGAAAGAATACATGCTCTTGTTGATAAGTCCCTCATAACTATTTCTGGAAACAAGCTTCAGATGCATGATTTACTGcaagaaatgggaagagaagtTGTTCATCAAGAGTCCAAAGAGCCAGGCAAGCGGACCAGATTGTGGATGCATGATGACATTTCCCAtgtgttgaaaaataataag GGAACCGAAGAAATTATAGGAATATCTCTCGATTTGTCTCATGTAAAAGAGACACTACGCCTCACCACTCCAGCCTTTGCAAGGATGAATAAACTTGAATTGCTTAAAGTGTACAATTCTGCAGGTGCCTCCAAAATGGGGAACTGTAATGTGCACTTTTCCGAAGGCTTTAAATTTCATTCTGATGCATTGAGGTGCTTACATTTACTTGGAtacaatttgaaatcattgccCAATGATTTCAATGCAGAGAATCTTGTACACTTAAGTATGCCTCATAGCCACGTACAACAACTTTGGAAAGGAAGTAAG GTTATGAAGGAGCTAAAATCCATTGATCTCAGTCACTCCACGCATTTAACAGAAACCCCAAATTTCTCAGGGGTCGTTAACCTTGAACAATTAATTCTTCAAGGTTGTATATCTTTGCGTAGACTTCACCCATCCATTGGAGTCTTGAACAAACTGAAGCTCTTGAATTTGAGAAACTGCAAAATGCTTAAGAGTCTTCCAGAAGGTGTCGGTAATCTAACATCCcttcaattattttatctttctgGTTGCCgcaaattggaaaattttcctAACAATCTTGGGAAGTTACAAATGCTGAAGGAGCTTTACGCAGATGAAACTGCTGTAACAGAACTACCCTCCTCAATGGGTTTCTTGAAAAACcttgagatattttcttttcaagggCATAAAGGACCATCTCCTGCCCGGTACTCAATGCTCAGAACTAGTTCAAATTCCATGGGTTTCAGATTGCGTCATTTGTCAGGTTTAAGCTCTTTGTTGAAGCTAAACCTAAGCGACCGCAATATATCAGATGGAGCAGGGCTCAGTAATCTTGGCTTGTTATCTTCACtggaaatattaattttaaatgggAACAACTTTAATACTCTGCCTGGGTGCATCAGTCAACTTTCTCAACTGAGATGGCTTGAGTTGAAAAATTGCAAGACACTTCAAAAACTGCCAGAGCTTCCATCCAGCATAGAGTATATAGGTGCACATAATTGCACATCTTTGGAAGCAGTTTCAAATCAATCACTGTACTCATCACTGATGATTGCCAAATTGAAGGAGCATCCTCGGCGGACATCCCAACTTGAG CCATTTGCTGCATTCACTGTTGTGGTTCCTGGGAGTGAAATACCATATTGGATCTGTTCTCAGAGCTCAGGGAGAGAAGTAACAGTAAAGCTACCTCCAAATTGGTTTAATACCCACTTCCTGGCTTTTGCTTCTTGTGTTGTCACCAGTGGCTCAGTTCTGCCTTATGCCGACAGTATCAATGGGCTCTGTACAAAGTGTACCTTGTTCTATTCCACATCCAGTCGTGTTCCTTCTTCCTGTGATGTTTTCCCTCGAAGGCATACAGAAGGAAGGATGGAGTTGGATCATGTGTGGCTGAGTTATGTACGATTTCCCATTTCTATCAATTGGCATGAAGTGACTCAAATTAAGTTTTCATTTGAGATGATTCTGGGCACAAGTTCGGCAATTAAGAGATGTGGGGTTGGTCAAGTGTACGGTAATGATGATGAGAATTACAACAATCCAGATATGATCCAATTCAACTCTATCTTCTCTCCTAACCTTGAAGAAATCCATGATGGGGAACCCAGTGGAAGTGGGTGCTCTAATGTTGATGGCTCAGAATCAGATGATTCTGATTACTATACTGCTGATGAGGGGGTAACCATTGCAACTGCCTGTTATCACTCTGAATCAGGGAGACGCGGGCAAAGAAAGGCTTCAAATGTAACAATTATCAAGACAACACTTGATGAGGTGGAGCTGGAATACCTGTTTAATAGACTCTTGGTGGGTTGTGTATGTTtcgtttcttttctttctttcatcttcttcttatcttattttgattttggttaCATGTCTTAA